One window of bacterium genomic DNA carries:
- the ftsZ gene encoding cell division protein FtsZ, giving the protein MTFEFASDADSAAKIKVVGVGGAGGNAVNRMIAAGLTGVEFLAINTDSQDLEKSKAPVRIQIGEKVTRGLGAGADPNVGRRAIEEDRDLVMHALAGADMVFVTAGMGGGTGTGAAPVVAELAKQQGALTVAVVTKPFEFEGRKRADRADDGIYELKQKVDTLICIPNQRLLAVVDKLTRLTDAFNICDETLHQATKGIADLITIPGLINCDFADVRTVMYGMGDAIMGTGKADGEGKAAIAARSAIFSPLLEDVSISGARGVLVNITGGPDLALHDVNEASSIIRDAAGDDANIIFGAVINHELGDEIRVTVIATGFGGARPGKPQIALAEEPEFTMPAGRKSVRVVGNALDMFVPEIPVHNRLTSLNLGEHDILAQPGNGNEADNLDVPAFVRKHLSKSEPAPVSEQDQ; this is encoded by the coding sequence ATGACGTTCGAATTCGCGTCCGACGCGGACTCGGCAGCGAAAATCAAGGTCGTTGGCGTGGGCGGCGCCGGCGGCAACGCTGTCAATCGCATGATCGCCGCCGGGCTGACCGGCGTCGAATTTCTCGCCATCAACACCGATTCCCAGGACCTCGAAAAATCCAAAGCGCCGGTCCGTATTCAGATCGGGGAAAAAGTCACGCGCGGCCTCGGCGCCGGCGCCGATCCCAACGTCGGACGCCGCGCCATCGAGGAAGACCGCGACCTGGTCATGCACGCCCTCGCCGGGGCCGACATGGTCTTCGTCACCGCCGGCATGGGCGGCGGCACCGGCACCGGCGCCGCCCCGGTCGTCGCCGAATTGGCCAAGCAGCAGGGCGCGCTCACCGTGGCGGTGGTGACCAAGCCCTTCGAGTTCGAGGGACGCAAGCGCGCCGACCGCGCCGATGATGGCATCTACGAACTCAAGCAGAAGGTCGACACGCTCATCTGCATTCCCAACCAGCGCCTCCTGGCCGTGGTCGACAAACTGACCCGCCTGACCGATGCCTTCAACATCTGCGACGAGACCCTGCATCAGGCGACCAAAGGCATTGCCGATCTGATCACCATCCCCGGCCTGATCAACTGCGACTTCGCCGATGTCCGCACCGTGATGTATGGCATGGGCGATGCCATCATGGGCACCGGCAAGGCCGACGGCGAGGGCAAGGCCGCCATCGCCGCCCGCTCGGCCATCTTCTCGCCGCTTCTGGAGGATGTCTCGATCTCTGGCGCGCGCGGCGTGCTGGTCAACATCACCGGCGGTCCCGATCTGGCCCTGCATGACGTCAACGAGGCCTCCTCGATCATCCGCGACGCCGCCGGCGATGACGCCAACATCATCTTCGGCGCCGTGATCAACCATGAATTGGGCGATGAAATCCGCGTCACCGTGATCGCCACCGGCTTCGGCGGCGCCCGTCCCGGCAAGCCGCAGATCGCCTTGGCCGAGGAGCCGGAATTCACCATGCCCGCCGGACGCAAGAGCGTGCGCGTCGTCGGCAACGCCCTCGACATGTTTGTGCCCGAAATCCCGGTGCACAACCGCCTGACCAGTCTCAATCTCGGCGAGCATGACATCCTCGCCCAACCCGGCAACGGCAACGAGGCCGACAACCTCGATGTCCCGGCCTTCGTTCGCAAACACTTAAGCAAGTCCGAGCCTGCGCCCGTCTCTGAGCAGGATCAGTAA
- a CDS encoding multiheme c-type cytochrome, producing MRFAMRSVLLVVALLLASATFAQAGDPPGKSDTLKWAETHNSYVGTNSCKMCHKFQYDSWAKTKHANAWAALKPEEQAKPECAECHMVGKTKSDSAIVDVGCEACHGPGSAYKNMKTMKDPALASAAGLLPVTEATCVRCHNARSPQFKGFDYAKALAAGIHEHKPKAQAK from the coding sequence ATGCGTTTCGCAATGCGGAGTGTTCTGCTCGTCGTCGCTTTGTTGCTGGCATCCGCCACGTTCGCCCAGGCCGGCGATCCCCCCGGCAAGTCCGACACGCTCAAGTGGGCCGAAACGCACAATTCCTACGTGGGCACCAACAGCTGCAAGATGTGCCACAAGTTCCAGTATGACTCCTGGGCCAAGACCAAGCACGCCAACGCCTGGGCCGCGCTCAAGCCGGAAGAGCAGGCCAAACCCGAGTGCGCCGAGTGCCACATGGTCGGCAAGACCAAATCGGATTCGGCCATCGTCGACGTCGGTTGCGAGGCCTGCCACGGCCCCGGCTCGGCCTACAAGAACATGAAGACCATGAAGGATCCGGCGCTGGCGAGCGCGGCGGGGCTGCTGCCCGTCACCGAGGCCACCTGTGTGCGCTGCCACAACGCGCGCAGCCCGCAGTTCAAGGGCTTCGATTACGCCAAGGCGCTGGCCGCCGGCATCCATGAACACAAGCCGAAGGCGCAGGCGAAGTGA
- the recG gene encoding ATP-dependent DNA helicase RecG: MPERRTPSDFWTSEVTYVKGVGPVRARFLHTQGIDTVADLLLHLPRRYLDRSNIAAIRDVLPGTTVTVMGRIIAAGVLPGRKKRFEAILADGTGRIALLWFAGWRWLQEVVKKGVVLAASGEVGQYFENTQILHPELEFLEDVDADDLTHTGRIIPVYAGGEPWLKVGLASRSLRRIIKPLLDGPVAALADYLPDSVRQRHGLLPLPEALAQAHFPDSLDRAEAARRRLAFDELLFLEMAMADRRATIDARHDGRACAAAGRLASKIINHLPWPLTAAQRRVTDEIAADLRAPRAMRRLLQGDVGSGKTIVAALAMSRWIEDGAQAALLVPTEILAEQHHHNLLRLFKPAGIVPTLLTGSLRAKPKRAAQAAIANGEARLIVGTHALLTGKVAFADLGMVVIDEQHRFGVAQREALVAKGRRPDLLVMTATPIPRTLAMTIYGDLDVSVLNEKPPQKGTIKTVWRTEEARDKIYEYIRDTTAKGNLVYIVYPLVESSEKMDLKAANDAYADLCARFPDRRLGLVTGRTPPEERAAVMAEFYGGRLHILVATTVIEVGVDAPDARLMIIENAERFGLSQLHQLRGRIGRGPGQSVCVLMLGGRPTAVAAERLETMCRTDDGFEIAEVDLRLRGPGEFLGTKQHGIPELKVAHLLKDAALIEPARAAAFELAAHPRAALAPLWNEWARRFGQRTRFLHAG, translated from the coding sequence ATGCCGGAGCGTCGCACCCCATCCGACTTCTGGACCTCCGAGGTCACCTACGTCAAGGGCGTCGGCCCCGTCCGCGCCCGATTCCTGCACACGCAGGGCATCGACACCGTCGCCGATCTGCTCCTGCACCTGCCGCGCCGTTACCTCGACCGCTCCAATATCGCTGCCATCCGCGATGTCCTCCCCGGCACCACCGTCACGGTCATGGGCAGGATTATCGCCGCCGGTGTTCTCCCCGGACGCAAAAAGCGCTTTGAGGCCATCCTCGCCGATGGCACCGGACGGATCGCCCTGCTCTGGTTTGCCGGCTGGCGCTGGCTGCAGGAAGTGGTGAAAAAGGGGGTGGTGCTGGCCGCCTCCGGCGAAGTCGGGCAGTATTTCGAGAACACCCAGATTCTCCATCCCGAATTGGAATTCCTCGAGGATGTCGACGCCGACGATCTGACTCACACCGGACGGATCATCCCGGTCTATGCCGGTGGCGAACCCTGGCTGAAAGTCGGGCTGGCCTCACGCAGTCTGCGTCGGATCATCAAGCCCTTGCTCGATGGTCCGGTGGCGGCACTTGCAGACTATCTGCCCGACAGCGTGCGTCAACGCCATGGGCTGTTGCCCTTGCCCGAGGCGCTTGCCCAGGCTCACTTCCCCGATTCGCTCGACCGCGCCGAGGCCGCCCGCCGTCGTCTGGCCTTCGATGAGCTGCTCTTCCTCGAAATGGCGATGGCCGACCGCCGCGCCACCATCGATGCCCGCCACGATGGCCGCGCCTGCGCCGCCGCCGGTCGCCTGGCCAGCAAGATCATCAATCATCTCCCGTGGCCGCTGACCGCCGCCCAGCGCCGAGTCACCGATGAAATCGCCGCCGACCTCCGCGCGCCACGCGCCATGCGCCGCCTGTTGCAGGGCGATGTCGGCTCGGGCAAGACCATCGTCGCCGCGCTGGCGATGTCGCGCTGGATCGAGGACGGCGCCCAGGCGGCGCTTCTGGTCCCCACCGAAATCCTCGCCGAACAGCACCACCACAATCTGTTGCGCCTGTTCAAACCCGCCGGCATTGTCCCCACGCTTTTGACCGGCTCGCTGCGCGCCAAGCCCAAACGCGCCGCGCAGGCCGCCATCGCCAACGGGGAGGCGCGCCTGATCGTCGGCACCCATGCCCTGCTGACCGGCAAGGTCGCTTTCGCCGATCTGGGCATGGTCGTCATCGATGAACAGCACCGCTTCGGCGTCGCCCAGCGCGAGGCGCTGGTGGCCAAGGGGCGCCGTCCCGACCTGCTGGTCATGACCGCCACCCCGATCCCGCGCACCCTGGCGATGACCATCTATGGCGATCTCGATGTCTCGGTCCTCAATGAGAAACCGCCGCAGAAGGGCACCATCAAGACCGTCTGGCGCACCGAGGAGGCACGCGACAAGATCTATGAGTACATCCGCGACACCACCGCCAAGGGCAACCTGGTCTACATCGTCTACCCGCTCGTCGAATCCTCGGAGAAGATGGACCTCAAGGCGGCCAATGACGCCTACGCTGACCTCTGCGCGCGTTTCCCCGACCGGCGGCTGGGGCTGGTCACCGGACGCACCCCGCCGGAGGAGCGCGCCGCGGTGATGGCCGAATTCTATGGCGGGCGCCTTCACATCCTCGTCGCCACCACCGTGATCGAAGTCGGCGTCGATGCCCCCGATGCCCGGCTGATGATCATCGAAAACGCCGAGCGCTTCGGCCTCTCGCAATTGCATCAACTGCGCGGACGCATCGGGCGCGGCCCCGGGCAGTCGGTGTGCGTGCTCATGCTCGGGGGACGACCCACCGCCGTCGCCGCCGAACGTCTCGAGACGATGTGCCGCACCGACGATGGCTTCGAGATTGCCGAAGTCGATCTGCGTCTGCGCGGCCCGGGCGAATTCCTCGGCACCAAGCAGCATGGCATCCCCGAACTGAAAGTCGCGCACCTGCTCAAAGACGCCGCCCTGATCGAGCCGGCGCGCGCCGCCGCCTTCGAGCTGGCCGCCCACCCGCGCGCGGCCCTCGCGCCCCTGTGGAATGAATGGGCGCGTCGCTTCGGACAACGGACCCGCTTCCTCCACGCCGGCTGA
- the ftsA gene encoding cell division protein FtsA, whose translation MKSEIPVYAALDIGHSEVTAIIAEMIDGENVKVVGVGRAPSYGLKNGVIVDLERTTEAIRRAVSEAEGMAGGEMPPLHVNIGGGHIRSVNSRGVVAVSRRGGPIEPEDVERVLQAARAIPVPPDREVLHVLPQEFIVDDQGGIKDPVGMMGARLEVAVHIVTGSALSVGNIHTCVQQAGYTIESLTLTSLAAAEATITEREREMGIAIVDVGSGITGVAVYADNAVRHTGTVPVGGRHVTNDLAIGLRTPVDAAEVIKTEACVDGMCVNVDWEAVVSVPGVGDQPERAVTRRVIGAIIAPRLEEIFQLASREIQKAPTTELLASGIVLTGGGACIPGACELAERVFNLPVRLGRPQNLLGLSDMMSSPADVGVIGLVRHAARTWRPSVATRSGVRRLTGKLSNVLSQLI comes from the coding sequence ATGAAAAGCGAGATCCCGGTTTACGCCGCACTCGACATCGGGCACTCCGAGGTCACCGCGATCATCGCCGAAATGATCGATGGCGAGAATGTGAAGGTCGTGGGGGTCGGACGCGCCCCTTCCTATGGCCTGAAGAATGGCGTGATTGTCGATTTGGAACGCACCACCGAGGCCATCCGCCGCGCCGTCTCCGAAGCCGAAGGCATGGCCGGCGGCGAGATGCCGCCCCTGCACGTCAACATCGGTGGGGGCCACATCCGCAGCGTCAACTCGCGTGGTGTGGTGGCGGTCTCCCGCCGCGGCGGGCCGATTGAGCCGGAGGATGTCGAACGGGTCCTCCAGGCCGCGCGCGCCATCCCGGTGCCTCCCGACCGAGAAGTCCTGCATGTCCTACCGCAGGAGTTCATCGTCGATGACCAGGGCGGGATCAAAGACCCGGTGGGGATGATGGGCGCCCGCCTTGAAGTGGCGGTTCATATTGTGACCGGTAGCGCCTTGTCGGTCGGCAACATCCACACTTGTGTCCAGCAGGCCGGCTATACAATTGAATCGCTCACTCTGACATCGTTGGCCGCCGCTGAAGCCACCATCACCGAGCGCGAACGTGAGATGGGCATCGCCATCGTCGATGTCGGCTCCGGCATTACTGGTGTGGCCGTCTATGCCGACAACGCCGTCCGTCATACTGGAACCGTGCCGGTCGGCGGCCGTCATGTCACCAACGATCTGGCCATCGGTCTGCGCACCCCGGTCGATGCTGCCGAGGTGATTAAGACCGAGGCCTGCGTCGATGGCATGTGCGTCAATGTCGACTGGGAGGCCGTGGTGTCTGTGCCCGGTGTCGGCGATCAGCCCGAACGGGCCGTCACCCGGCGGGTGATCGGCGCCATCATCGCTCCGCGTCTCGAAGAAATCTTCCAACTGGCGTCGCGCGAGATCCAAAAGGCCCCGACCACCGAACTGCTGGCCTCCGGCATCGTCCTGACCGGCGGCGGCGCCTGCATTCCCGGCGCCTGTGAACTGGCCGAACGGGTCTTCAATCTGCCGGTGCGTCTGGGACGTCCCCAGAATCTGCTGGGGCTGTCCGACATGATGTCCAGCCCGGCCGATGTCGGCGTGATCGGCTTGGTCCGCCATGCCGCGCGTACCTGGCGTCCCTCGGTCGCCACGCGCAGCGGGGTGCGCCGCCTGACCGGCAAACTGTCGAATGTGCTGTCGCAACTGATATAG